From Streptomyces sp. NBC_00370, a single genomic window includes:
- a CDS encoding serine hydrolase domain-containing protein — protein MTSPFEELLPTTRRALLHRVAVAQAEGRTPSLVAAVARSGHLVWTGARSCVDGHAPDADTQFRIGSITKTFTAVLVARLRDEGLLDFNDPLERHLPGTPVGEVTIAQLLSHQAGLSAESPAPWWERTPGTLRPALGDVLGEGARTNPAGRLHHYSNPGFTVLGSLVERLRGASWEEVLRDEVLAPLGMGRTTGQPVAPHAGGWAVHPWADVMLPEPSEDLGLMAPAGQLWSTAADLCRFAGLLARGDERVLSESSVRELRTPAVAPEAGDWDGGYGLGVQLARRGGRSLFGHTGSLPGFLACLWISVEDDVAAVTLSNATSGPAIGAVNADLVGIVANAEPRLPESWRPMPEFDPELLALTGPWYWGTNSYGLKLLADGGVELQPLRGTGRGSRFAAGTDGSWTGLDGYYTGETLRAVRRPDGSVSHLDLGSFVFTREPYEPADVVPGGMDAEGWRGLRS, from the coding sequence ATGACCTCACCTTTCGAAGAGCTGCTGCCCACCACCCGACGAGCCCTGCTGCACCGCGTCGCCGTCGCCCAGGCCGAGGGGCGCACGCCCTCGCTGGTCGCCGCGGTGGCCCGGTCGGGCCACCTGGTGTGGACCGGAGCGCGCAGCTGCGTGGACGGGCACGCGCCGGACGCCGACACCCAGTTCCGGATCGGTTCGATCACCAAGACGTTCACCGCCGTGCTGGTGGCGCGGCTGCGCGACGAGGGGCTGCTCGATTTCAACGACCCGCTGGAGAGGCATCTGCCGGGCACGCCGGTGGGTGAGGTCACCATCGCCCAACTGTTGAGCCATCAGGCAGGCCTGAGCGCCGAGTCGCCCGCGCCCTGGTGGGAGAGGACGCCGGGCACGCTGCGTCCCGCGCTCGGCGATGTGCTCGGTGAGGGTGCGCGTACGAACCCGGCGGGGCGGCTGCATCACTACTCCAACCCCGGCTTCACCGTGCTCGGTTCACTGGTCGAGCGGCTTCGCGGCGCCTCCTGGGAGGAGGTGCTGCGTGACGAGGTGCTGGCGCCGCTGGGCATGGGCCGTACGACCGGACAGCCGGTCGCGCCGCACGCCGGCGGCTGGGCTGTGCACCCCTGGGCCGATGTGATGCTGCCCGAACCGTCGGAGGATCTGGGGCTGATGGCACCGGCCGGCCAGCTCTGGTCGACGGCGGCCGACCTCTGCCGGTTCGCCGGTCTGCTCGCCCGGGGCGACGAGCGGGTGCTGAGCGAGTCGTCCGTACGGGAGCTGCGCACACCCGCCGTGGCACCGGAGGCCGGCGACTGGGACGGCGGCTACGGGCTGGGCGTACAGCTCGCCCGGCGCGGCGGGCGGTCCCTGTTCGGACACACCGGTTCGTTGCCGGGCTTCCTGGCCTGTCTGTGGATCAGCGTCGAGGACGACGTCGCCGCCGTGACGCTCTCCAACGCGACCTCAGGGCCGGCCATCGGGGCGGTCAACGCCGACCTCGTCGGGATCGTCGCCAACGCCGAGCCACGGCTTCCCGAATCGTGGCGCCCGATGCCGGAGTTCGATCCTGAGCTGCTGGCGCTGACCGGGCCCTGGTACTGGGGGACGAACTCCTACGGGCTGAAGCTGCTGGCCGACGGCGGCGTGGAGCTGCAACCGCTGCGCGGTACGGGCCGGGGTTCCCGGTTCGCCGCCGGGACGGACGGTAGCTGGACCGGGCTCGACGGCTACTACACGGGGGAGACGCTGCGCGCCGTCCGACGACCGGACGGTTCGGTGAGCCATCTCGATCTCGGGTCGTTCGTCTTCACCCGGGAGCCGTACGAGCCGGCCGACGTGGTTCCTGGCGGGATGGACGCCGAGGGCTGGCGCGGGCTCCGAAGCTGA